From Balnearium lithotrophicum:
TGAGAAAAAGACTTAAATGGATTCAACATTACGAAAAACACCAAAATGCAAGACTAACCTGCAGATACTTCGGAATAAGTCCAACCACCTTCTACAAATGGAAAAATAGATACAAAAAGTACGGTTTAGAAGGCCTCAAAGACAGAAACAAAAGACCCCACAGAGTAAGACAACCTCAGAT
This genomic window contains:
- a CDS encoding helix-turn-helix domain-containing protein, with protein sequence MSNTPFKKTIKRGTKIKTKLDLTKDPNVRKRLKWIQHYEKHQNARLTCRYFGISPTTFYKWKNRYKKYGLEGLKDRNKRPHRVRQPQ